A single genomic interval of Candidatus Eisenbacteria bacterium harbors:
- a CDS encoding M24 family metallopeptidase, translating into MNLGAIQSALSDAKLDGWLFYDHHHRDPIAYRVLKLDAPMCTRRWYYLIPAEGQPTKLVHRIERSNLEALPGTEHQYSSWREQREKLQEMLACKAKVAMQYSQLNDIPYIGLVDAGTVELVRSFGVEVVSSADLVQLFEARWSTEALALHLEAGKVVHAAVDTAFRTIRDAVQTREAIGEYEVQQEIVRFFETHGVESDDPPVVAVNENTANPHYSPTLQTSRLIREGDFVLLDVWAKRRAREAVYFDITWTGYVGEAVPDRYARIFEIVREARDVAIELVQQALRGGRPLRGYQVDEAVRDVITRHGYGEYFIHRTGHSIGEDVHGNGANIDNFETRDNRAIIPRTCFSIEPGIYLPEFGVRSEVDVYIEESDARVTGDIQKAIVPILAK; encoded by the coding sequence ATGAATTTGGGTGCAATCCAATCCGCGCTTTCTGACGCCAAACTGGACGGTTGGCTATTCTATGACCATCACCACCGAGATCCGATTGCGTACCGCGTGCTCAAGCTCGACGCTCCAATGTGCACACGCCGATGGTACTACTTGATTCCTGCCGAAGGTCAGCCAACGAAGCTCGTTCATCGTATCGAGCGGAGCAATCTTGAAGCTCTACCGGGAACCGAGCATCAATATTCGTCCTGGCGCGAACAGCGCGAGAAGCTGCAGGAGATGCTCGCTTGCAAGGCAAAGGTTGCGATGCAGTACTCTCAGTTGAACGACATTCCCTACATCGGTCTGGTAGACGCAGGCACGGTTGAACTGGTAAGGAGTTTTGGGGTTGAAGTTGTATCCTCGGCGGACTTGGTACAACTGTTTGAAGCGCGCTGGTCGACCGAAGCCCTGGCTCTTCATCTCGAAGCGGGGAAAGTAGTCCACGCTGCTGTCGACACAGCATTCAGAACGATCCGCGATGCCGTACAAACACGCGAAGCAATCGGCGAGTACGAGGTTCAACAGGAAATCGTCCGATTTTTCGAAACGCACGGCGTCGAGTCGGATGACCCGCCCGTTGTAGCAGTGAACGAAAACACCGCCAACCCCCACTATTCGCCAACGCTGCAAACCTCCCGTCTGATACGGGAGGGCGATTTTGTTCTCTTGGACGTTTGGGCGAAGCGAAGAGCCCGAGAGGCCGTCTATTTCGATATTACCTGGACGGGATATGTCGGCGAGGCCGTTCCGGATCGGTACGCGAGGATCTTCGAAATCGTTCGAGAGGCCCGTGACGTGGCCATCGAACTTGTCCAACAAGCCTTGCGCGGAGGTCGCCCTCTGCGCGGCTACCAGGTGGACGAAGCCGTGCGCGATGTCATCACGCGCCACGGATATGGTGAGTATTTCATCCACAGAACGGGACATTCGATCGGCGAGGATGTCCACGGCAACGGCGCCAATATTGACAACTTCGAGACGCGCGATAACCGCGCGATTATTCCTCGAACATGTTTCTCTATTGAACCTGGAATTTATCTACCTGAATTCGGCGTGCGAAGTGAAGTGGATGTTTACATCGAGGAAAGCGACGCGCGAGTGACCGGTGACATTCAAAAGGCCATTGTTCCCATCCTCGCCAAGTAG
- a CDS encoding helix-turn-helix domain-containing protein produces MARLEKEGILTSKEACELLRISRPTLRNLIKKGEISAFKIGTNWRIMRTELERYVKEKSTTRRTGPETNSNLHPPGTG; encoded by the coding sequence GTGGCAAGACTTGAGAAAGAGGGCATCCTAACGTCCAAGGAGGCATGCGAGCTCCTGCGGATTTCCAGGCCGACCCTGAGGAATCTCATCAAGAAGGGGGAGATCTCGGCGTTCAAGATAGGAACCAACTGGAGAATAATGAGGACCGAGCTGGAGCGATACGTCAAGGAAAAGTCAACTACCCGGCGTACCGGCCCCGAAACCAACTCCAACCTTCACCCGCCGGGCACAGGCTAG
- a CDS encoding glycogen/starch synthase has product MKAKLRVCIVSAEMIPFAKVGGLADVVGSLSKTLASMGHDVSVFLPRYACVGSKEFGLKKVKFNGRLAVTLGTQEKKIDVWECAARGSRARIYFVGNESLFGREGIYTDPKTREDYPDNGQRFTFFSKAVLEVIKSLSLHFDVIHCNDHQTGLIPLFLRGEYSGEKVLANVATLFTIHNLGYQGVYPLESIAQTGLPEELAYPMGPLEFWGKLNFMKAAIVYADLISTVSETYAKEIQTSEEYGFGLQGVLTARTEDLFGVLNGVDYTAWNPLRDRYVPYKYGPGYTGNKTKDKMHLIEQQRLTGLTQNSFLIGIVSRLADQKGFDLLEAVSEEMLSLDVGLVMLGTGQQKYHDFFSQLKSRYPGKVSLTLEFNEKMAHLIEAGSDAFLMPSRYEPCGLNQMYSMRYGTIPVVRFTGGLADTVKEFDPTSGTGTGFVFQEYSAEALMEVVRRAYATFLDKERWAAVVKNAMEEDFSWRRAARGYVELYRKAITKKCSAPFADWVSSVAETTL; this is encoded by the coding sequence ATGAAAGCAAAGCTACGCGTGTGTATTGTGAGCGCCGAGATGATTCCTTTTGCCAAAGTGGGAGGACTCGCTGACGTGGTGGGTTCTCTCTCGAAGACTCTGGCGTCCATGGGGCATGACGTTTCTGTTTTTCTGCCAAGATACGCTTGCGTCGGGAGCAAGGAATTCGGGCTCAAGAAGGTGAAATTCAACGGCCGCCTTGCCGTGACGCTCGGGACTCAAGAGAAGAAGATAGACGTCTGGGAGTGTGCCGCCAGGGGTTCACGCGCCAGGATCTATTTTGTGGGTAACGAATCGCTTTTTGGCAGGGAGGGCATATACACTGACCCCAAGACGAGGGAGGACTATCCCGACAACGGGCAGAGGTTCACATTTTTTTCCAAGGCCGTTCTCGAAGTCATCAAGAGCCTCTCGCTCCATTTTGATGTCATTCACTGTAATGATCACCAGACGGGTCTAATACCGCTCTTTCTGCGCGGGGAGTACTCGGGAGAAAAAGTGCTTGCAAATGTCGCGACTCTTTTCACCATTCACAATCTTGGCTACCAGGGAGTCTATCCGCTCGAGAGCATCGCGCAGACGGGCCTTCCCGAGGAGCTTGCTTATCCCATGGGACCCCTCGAATTCTGGGGGAAGCTCAATTTCATGAAGGCAGCGATCGTGTACGCCGATCTGATCTCGACGGTCAGCGAGACGTACGCGAAGGAGATCCAGACGAGCGAAGAGTACGGATTCGGCTTGCAAGGGGTGCTCACCGCAAGAACCGAAGATCTTTTCGGTGTCCTCAACGGTGTGGATTACACCGCCTGGAATCCCTTAAGGGATAGATATGTTCCTTACAAGTACGGTCCCGGATACACAGGAAACAAGACAAAGGACAAGATGCATCTCATCGAGCAGCAGAGGCTGACCGGACTTACGCAGAACAGCTTTTTGATCGGAATAGTCTCAAGGCTTGCGGATCAAAAGGGGTTTGACCTCCTGGAAGCTGTTTCGGAAGAAATGCTTTCATTGGACGTCGGCTTGGTGATGTTGGGCACGGGCCAGCAGAAGTACCACGATTTCTTCTCGCAGCTCAAATCAAGATATCCTGGCAAGGTTTCGTTGACCCTGGAGTTCAATGAGAAGATGGCCCATCTCATCGAAGCAGGCTCGGACGCATTTCTCATGCCCTCCAGGTACGAGCCTTGCGGGCTGAACCAGATGTATAGTATGAGGTACGGAACTATTCCGGTGGTGCGGTTCACGGGAGGCTTGGCCGACACGGTGAAGGAGTTCGATCCGACGTCTGGAACGGGTACCGGTTTTGTGTTCCAAGAATACAGCGCCGAGGCTCTGATGGAAGTCGTGAGAAGGGCCTACGCGACCTTCCTTGACAAGGAACGGTGGGCAGCGGTCGTGAAGAACGCCATGGAGGAGGATTTTTCTTGGAGACGTGCGGCACGGGGCTACGTGGAGCTGTACAGAAAGGCGATCACGAAGAAGTGCAGCGCCCCTTTCGCTGATTGGGTTTCTTCCGTGGCCGAAACAACTCTGTGA
- a CDS encoding LemA family protein, protein MKAGWIVAVLVIAVLALVVVSWYISGLNKVVRLDKEVEKQWANVNAQLQRRNDLIPNLVETVRGYAKHEEGVFEEVARLRSQWAGAATKEDKMESARAMDAALSRLLLVVENYPQLRATENFQTLQAQLEGTENRIGVERMRYNEAARAFNTYTQEVFGSFFAKQRGKTKPAPYFEPTPGAEQAPQVKF, encoded by the coding sequence ATGAAAGCAGGATGGATCGTCGCCGTTCTCGTCATAGCAGTGCTCGCGCTTGTCGTTGTGTCCTGGTACATAAGCGGCCTAAACAAGGTTGTGAGACTGGACAAAGAAGTCGAAAAGCAGTGGGCAAACGTCAACGCTCAGCTTCAGAGGCGAAATGACCTGATACCAAATCTCGTAGAGACCGTCAGGGGATACGCGAAACACGAAGAGGGCGTTTTCGAAGAGGTCGCGAGACTCAGGAGCCAATGGGCCGGGGCCGCGACAAAAGAAGACAAGATGGAGAGCGCCAGGGCCATGGATGCTGCCCTGTCGAGACTGCTACTCGTCGTGGAGAACTATCCGCAACTTCGAGCCACGGAGAATTTCCAAACGCTCCAGGCTCAACTCGAGGGGACCGAGAACAGGATAGGGGTGGAGCGCATGAGGTACAACGAAGCGGCCCGCGCTTTCAATACTTACACGCAGGAAGTATTCGGGAGTTTCTTTGCGAAGCAAAGGGGAAAGACGAAGCCTGCTCCGTACTTCGAACCTACGCCGGGCGCCGAGCAAGCGCCACAGGTGAAATTCTAG
- a CDS encoding ATP-binding protein: MRLEHEIAASALASLLLGQPVDGLGDDVTPMRVAMQQEVYSPVDDIHVHGTFPGGERTLQIACRRRPTVGKSDESTVKLFTDYVKVVLDKRTAIDRGEIRLGLAVAGPYGPATELAVLTDTARLQPDRATFESAVAAPGAYSADIRARLTYVDELVAESLSRVLRPAGPTPDPKELSWVLLRALFVLQTQLEGNVAPGRTNVVARLQVLTGNTPRAEQLRLRLVEIASQAEIRAGSIDRPMLRRQLHSFGPLGPSPDFGLAKSQITLLESELNRRTQRSLAASAASGSFILDRSKQQAELVDCISKVPQSSVVLVRGEPDVGKSALALEAIAFIREAGGAAIAMSLRDLPPSALSLKSALGLAPVDLFAAAPSAPVSVLLLDGAEVIQESDAGAVGVLLDAASTTGMTTVLVARDDAAGSVLDLLRSRGHDIALEFSVAPLSDEEIATIVEAIPELARLGSDPRSAWLLRRLGLIELLLQATQRGTSLPGTLSSEAEVFATVWLSLIRQDGRSVGGIAPDDREIAAISVARQLLTGAPSVVTGPAPASLRSDGVLLSLDRSAAWQKSDRFASDVLRDFAAARLLLREGLQVLLGSTAPRWAIRATRLYSQARLSDAASRGEGAIAAAWAELRSEFRGLSLKHGARWGELPWEALLTAAWADRALSELTPQLLSDPDLQAEAIRCVKLRFSDAGACDPVVAAPLVSWLTNKAAALDRPRSYDKDPVVELVRSWLRGVGRREVLGKEIDNFRQLRSQLRDALLRRAVERSEEERIECLGLLGSEANEASTQALRSITEHHPESLHPIVESLDAAGLLAKQNVALLADLTEAYYVKKPHRSSRDSSWDDEGIRRHRGGDLYTPLAAWYRGPFLFLLRGDPERGIRMINRMLERGARRRVEVLQELSGHPRKNTPQDEKENGISLDLLGYGDRLYIGDPHVWCWYRGSSVGPYPCMSALFSVEMMLDELVKADLPARTLASWVLHDATTLASPGLIYGFLVRHIEQVTDELDGFLSVPEVWELEISRRVSEGQLHVQGADSPERVGRERRRWTPFEVAAKLVFDAAQRGDTKALERLRSIGERLLERAGGVSAPPHVRQWVAYLDRNSYSVEQQGDDIVLKVKFPEDVVQAMAPARTQSARVSEMFRLLNRYRPRHDTPYRYAPANPPDELELAKDIATAKELQAELVDQPLDTLRAALAGVAATVIQAASGSLVVPPESFRWAVPLLVECATRPHMDDLATEGTIFPDGADRKAALVLPRALEAVDQLDAAATGQVGSAITACATSFFLEVRQNAAEGLRHILQSPCKLISGGRCWHELAWAAIEAAARSVILGPQSANGRRQLGAITGDVITGLETSSERDLMLTHIAPAVICTIDAARVSSCISTRAAHLRDALLNAYARSACHWAKNNYDWRNEQHAAFAAAVLRWASGGNHSVIVEIAKRLRSSPLALGNFLHALTIVATYQASAVQPLAETWSQLMDLGLAVLRDRTLASDRHDVDELLQDLVPDPKPSAYVQNIDEVLKQAKAHWLSIEVVAAHIDEWLRHAFGRHWCIDPLLAFLQAQPVQQQANPGLKWIRRLVIGEGGIAQTSGFFLVGWLGELRDSHVLGTDTWPEYRAIVDGLVLGNFAGARDLQRGDE, from the coding sequence GTGCGTTTAGAGCATGAGATCGCCGCGTCCGCCTTGGCAAGCTTGCTACTGGGCCAGCCCGTCGATGGACTGGGCGATGATGTCACGCCGATGCGCGTGGCGATGCAGCAGGAGGTGTATTCACCTGTTGACGATATTCACGTGCACGGTACCTTCCCGGGCGGCGAGCGTACACTTCAAATCGCGTGTAGGCGGCGACCCACGGTTGGTAAGAGTGATGAATCTACAGTCAAGCTGTTCACTGACTATGTGAAGGTCGTGCTCGACAAGCGGACCGCGATTGACAGAGGTGAGATACGACTCGGCTTGGCAGTCGCCGGGCCATATGGGCCGGCGACTGAACTTGCGGTTCTTACAGATACCGCTCGGCTTCAGCCTGACCGTGCCACCTTCGAAAGCGCTGTAGCTGCACCTGGCGCATACTCCGCGGACATCCGAGCGCGGCTAACGTATGTTGACGAATTGGTGGCTGAATCTCTGAGCAGGGTGCTGCGGCCCGCAGGGCCTACGCCTGATCCCAAGGAGTTGAGCTGGGTCCTTCTTCGCGCGCTGTTTGTTCTTCAGACGCAGCTTGAAGGAAACGTGGCGCCAGGGCGGACCAACGTTGTCGCCAGGCTGCAGGTTCTTACAGGAAATACTCCGCGCGCAGAGCAGCTACGCCTGCGATTGGTTGAGATCGCATCACAGGCAGAGATTCGAGCTGGATCGATTGACCGTCCGATGCTGAGAAGACAGCTGCACTCGTTCGGGCCGCTCGGACCATCTCCCGACTTCGGCTTAGCGAAGTCACAGATCACCCTCCTTGAATCCGAACTGAACCGAAGAACGCAGCGCTCCTTGGCGGCTTCGGCTGCGAGCGGTTCATTCATACTCGACCGATCGAAACAGCAGGCGGAACTCGTGGACTGCATCTCAAAGGTACCACAGAGTTCCGTCGTTCTCGTGCGAGGTGAGCCGGACGTTGGGAAATCCGCGCTGGCACTTGAGGCGATAGCATTTATAAGAGAAGCTGGTGGTGCAGCAATCGCGATGAGCCTTCGAGATCTGCCGCCGAGTGCACTGAGTCTCAAGTCTGCCCTAGGCCTTGCACCTGTCGATCTATTTGCCGCAGCGCCCTCGGCCCCCGTGAGCGTGTTGCTTCTCGATGGGGCTGAAGTGATACAGGAAAGTGACGCCGGTGCAGTCGGCGTCCTACTCGACGCCGCCTCGACTACGGGAATGACCACTGTTCTGGTAGCACGCGACGACGCGGCTGGATCTGTGCTCGACTTGCTGCGATCACGAGGCCATGACATTGCGCTCGAGTTCTCAGTGGCGCCGTTGTCCGATGAGGAGATCGCGACGATCGTGGAAGCGATTCCCGAATTGGCGCGGCTCGGTTCTGATCCGCGATCGGCGTGGTTGCTGCGTCGGCTCGGTCTCATCGAGCTCTTGCTTCAAGCTACGCAACGCGGGACGAGCCTGCCGGGGACGCTTTCTTCAGAGGCCGAGGTCTTCGCCACGGTGTGGTTGAGCCTGATTCGCCAAGACGGAAGGAGTGTCGGCGGGATCGCACCGGATGACCGTGAAATCGCCGCAATTAGTGTCGCACGTCAGCTCTTAACTGGTGCACCGAGTGTGGTCACTGGCCCCGCACCGGCTTCGCTGCGCTCTGACGGCGTTCTTCTCTCACTGGACCGGTCAGCAGCCTGGCAGAAGAGCGACCGATTCGCTTCAGATGTTCTTCGCGATTTTGCAGCAGCACGACTCCTCCTGCGGGAAGGCCTGCAGGTGTTGCTCGGCTCCACTGCGCCGAGGTGGGCAATTCGGGCAACGCGCCTCTACTCGCAGGCTAGGCTATCGGATGCCGCTTCCCGCGGAGAGGGTGCAATCGCAGCTGCCTGGGCGGAATTGCGAAGCGAGTTCCGAGGACTCTCGTTGAAGCACGGTGCGCGATGGGGTGAACTTCCGTGGGAAGCGCTGCTGACGGCTGCGTGGGCCGATCGTGCCCTATCTGAACTTACGCCACAACTGCTCAGTGACCCTGATTTGCAAGCAGAGGCAATTCGCTGTGTGAAACTCCGCTTTTCGGACGCGGGTGCTTGCGACCCAGTCGTCGCTGCCCCGCTGGTATCATGGCTCACGAATAAAGCCGCCGCGCTGGACCGACCTAGGTCTTATGACAAAGATCCGGTTGTCGAACTCGTTCGATCGTGGCTACGCGGCGTCGGCCGGCGCGAAGTGCTGGGGAAAGAGATCGATAACTTCAGGCAGCTGCGGTCTCAGCTGCGAGACGCTCTCTTGCGCCGAGCAGTGGAGCGCAGCGAGGAGGAGCGTATCGAGTGCCTGGGTCTGCTGGGGTCTGAGGCAAATGAAGCAAGCACGCAGGCCTTGCGATCGATCACCGAGCATCATCCCGAATCTCTACACCCGATTGTAGAGAGTTTGGACGCGGCCGGGCTGCTGGCGAAGCAGAACGTGGCGCTGCTCGCGGATCTTACGGAAGCGTACTATGTCAAGAAGCCGCACCGATCTTCCCGGGACAGTTCGTGGGACGATGAAGGCATCCGCCGTCACCGGGGCGGTGACCTATACACTCCGCTGGCGGCGTGGTATCGCGGCCCGTTCCTTTTCCTCCTTAGAGGGGATCCAGAACGTGGCATCCGGATGATCAACCGCATGCTGGAGCGCGGTGCTCGTCGGCGCGTCGAAGTACTTCAGGAGCTCAGCGGACACCCACGCAAGAACACCCCACAGGATGAGAAAGAGAACGGCATTTCATTAGACCTTCTTGGGTACGGCGACCGTCTGTACATCGGCGACCCGCATGTTTGGTGTTGGTACCGAGGGTCGTCAGTCGGCCCTTATCCATGCATGTCCGCGCTCTTCTCCGTCGAGATGATGCTGGACGAGCTTGTGAAAGCAGACTTGCCAGCTCGAACACTTGCGTCCTGGGTGCTGCACGATGCAACGACCCTAGCTAGCCCAGGACTGATCTATGGATTTCTCGTGCGTCACATTGAACAGGTCACGGACGAACTTGATGGCTTCCTTTCCGTGCCTGAAGTATGGGAGCTTGAGATCAGCCGAAGGGTTTCTGAGGGTCAGCTTCATGTCCAGGGCGCAGATTCACCAGAGCGTGTCGGCAGAGAGCGCCGCCGCTGGACACCCTTCGAGGTTGCAGCGAAGCTCGTCTTCGACGCCGCTCAGCGCGGTGACACTAAAGCGTTGGAAAGACTGCGGAGCATAGGAGAGCGCTTGCTTGAAAGGGCCGGAGGCGTGAGTGCCCCCCCGCACGTCCGCCAATGGGTGGCCTATCTTGACAGGAACAGTTATTCGGTGGAGCAGCAAGGTGATGATATAGTGCTGAAGGTGAAATTTCCCGAGGATGTCGTCCAGGCGATGGCACCCGCGCGGACGCAGTCTGCAAGAGTGTCAGAAATGTTCAGGTTGCTGAACCGCTACCGACCGCGCCACGATACTCCCTACCGGTATGCTCCAGCAAACCCACCGGACGAACTCGAGCTTGCCAAAGACATCGCGACGGCCAAGGAGCTACAGGCAGAGTTGGTGGATCAGCCACTTGACACATTACGTGCCGCGCTCGCAGGCGTGGCTGCGACGGTGATTCAGGCCGCGTCGGGTAGCCTTGTTGTACCTCCCGAGAGCTTCCGCTGGGCCGTTCCGCTTCTTGTGGAGTGTGCGACACGGCCTCACATGGACGATCTTGCGACAGAAGGGACGATATTCCCTGATGGGGCCGATCGCAAAGCAGCACTGGTCCTCCCGAGGGCGCTGGAGGCCGTCGATCAACTCGACGCTGCAGCGACTGGGCAGGTGGGAAGCGCCATCACTGCATGTGCGACGAGTTTCTTCTTGGAGGTTCGGCAGAACGCTGCTGAAGGGCTGCGTCACATACTCCAAAGCCCGTGCAAACTGATCAGCGGCGGGCGTTGCTGGCACGAGCTAGCCTGGGCAGCCATCGAGGCGGCCGCCCGGAGTGTCATTCTGGGTCCTCAGTCCGCGAATGGCCGGCGTCAGTTAGGAGCGATAACGGGTGACGTTATCACAGGGCTTGAAACAAGTTCGGAGCGTGACCTGATGCTCACGCACATCGCACCGGCTGTAATCTGCACGATCGACGCGGCTCGGGTGAGCTCCTGCATTAGCACACGAGCAGCACACTTACGAGATGCATTGCTAAACGCTTACGCGCGGTCGGCATGTCATTGGGCGAAGAACAACTACGACTGGCGTAACGAGCAACATGCCGCATTCGCAGCAGCAGTTCTGCGCTGGGCGTCAGGGGGAAATCATTCCGTGATTGTTGAGATCGCAAAGCGTCTGCGGTCCTCGCCTTTGGCGTTGGGCAATTTCCTTCACGCACTTACGATTGTTGCAACCTATCAGGCCTCAGCCGTGCAGCCGCTGGCGGAGACATGGTCCCAACTGATGGACTTGGGATTGGCAGTGCTTCGTGACCGAACGCTCGCTAGCGATCGGCACGACGTCGACGAATTACTGCAAGACCTTGTTCCTGATCCTAAGCCTTCAGCCTACGTCCAAAACATAGATGAGGTTTTGAAACAGGCCAAGGCACACTGGCTCTCGATCGAGGTTGTAGCCGCACACATCGATGAGTGGCTCCGGCACGCTTTCGGTCGCCATTGGTGCATAGACCCACTCCTGGCCTTCTTGCAGGCACAGCCGGTTCAACAACAAGCGAACCCCGGGCTGAAGTGGATCCGACGACTCGTGATTGGGGAGGGCGGAATTGCTCAGACGAGCGGATTTTTCTTGGTGGGTTGGCTCGGGGAGCTGCGTGACTCACATGTTCTCGGCACCGACACCTGGCCAGAGTACCGGGCAATCGTTGACGGTCTGGTTCTGGGCAATTTCGCGGGAGCGCGCGATCTGCAGCGCGGCGACGAGTGA
- a CDS encoding aspartate kinase has translation MNLVVQKYGGSSLATVEQVMSIADRVVGTKRLGNDLIVVVSAMGDTTNELLGLAMKVSRIPSSRELDMLLTAGERISMALLSMAINDRGCEAISFTGSQSGIMTDSKHTRARIVDVKAFRISEELSKDRIVIVAGFQGVSPTREVTTLGRGGSDTTAVALASAFGAKECEIYTDVAGVFSADPRIVPGAKKLDCVSFEEMLELSASGAGVVHHTAVELAYKYDVPLHVRSSFSSERGTMVTGKSITDTKRVTGIAHTGGMILARLSGIAKVNETTSSLFKRLEGTGVEVRLFNESLVPSGGAALLFVVHESDKKALVEACGSVLDKMGGKMELVTGVGLVSIVGSNLLWAANTCSETFVTLASLGIIPYASISTAITLSCLVPEERLEQAVRELHRAFIEEASVPNA, from the coding sequence ATGAACCTTGTAGTGCAGAAATACGGGGGCTCTTCCCTGGCGACCGTCGAGCAGGTGATGTCGATCGCCGACAGAGTAGTAGGGACAAAACGATTGGGCAACGATCTCATCGTCGTGGTGTCGGCGATGGGTGACACCACAAACGAGCTTCTCGGCCTGGCAATGAAGGTGTCGCGAATCCCTTCTTCGAGAGAGCTTGACATGCTTCTCACCGCCGGCGAGAGAATCTCTATGGCTTTGCTTTCGATGGCAATCAACGACAGGGGATGTGAGGCCATTTCCTTCACGGGTTCACAAAGCGGGATCATGACCGACTCCAAACACACCCGCGCGAGGATAGTCGACGTAAAAGCTTTCAGGATAAGCGAGGAACTGAGCAAGGACCGAATCGTGATTGTGGCGGGTTTCCAGGGTGTGAGCCCGACCAGAGAGGTCACGACACTGGGAAGGGGTGGGTCAGACACTACGGCCGTCGCGCTGGCTTCCGCCTTCGGGGCGAAGGAGTGCGAGATTTACACAGACGTCGCAGGTGTCTTCAGCGCGGACCCGAGGATCGTGCCTGGAGCGAAAAAGCTCGACTGCGTCTCCTTCGAAGAGATGCTGGAACTCTCCGCATCTGGCGCCGGTGTAGTGCATCACACGGCCGTCGAGCTCGCCTACAAGTACGACGTGCCGCTTCATGTGCGCTCCAGTTTCTCGTCAGAAAGGGGGACAATGGTGACCGGGAAGTCGATCACGGACACAAAACGCGTCACGGGGATAGCTCATACGGGAGGGATGATACTGGCAAGACTCAGCGGAATCGCGAAGGTAAACGAAACCACGTCCTCGCTCTTCAAGAGGCTTGAAGGAACCGGTGTGGAAGTGAGACTCTTCAACGAATCGCTGGTTCCATCCGGCGGGGCCGCGCTTCTCTTTGTCGTTCACGAGTCCGACAAAAAAGCGCTCGTGGAGGCATGCGGATCCGTCCTGGACAAGATGGGTGGAAAAATGGAGCTTGTCACCGGCGTCGGGCTTGTATCGATAGTCGGGTCGAATCTCCTCTGGGCGGCCAACACATGCTCGGAGACGTTCGTGACCCTGGCGTCCCTCGGAATAATTCCCTACGCCTCGATCAGCACTGCCATCACCTTGTCATGCCTGGTTCCGGAGGAAAGGCTCGAGCAGGCAGTGAGAGAGTTGCACAGGGCCTTCATAGAGGAAGCGTCAGTTCCTAATGCGTGA
- a CDS encoding TPM domain-containing protein — protein MKTGRTLETDGALRIDGPPPSRFSHPFGFSSLETGTRGLRLVTVFLLILGFLGPVCFLPAGSPSSLTGSMGGLVSALDSRPGVALAQEYPEPVGFVNDFAGVVNEEIRARIEAIAAEVKQKTGAEIVVVTVKTTGGIDIHDYAVELFTKWKIGKKGRDDGLLIVAATDDRKLWIKTGYGLEETIPDAVASQVYRNVLVPLFREGEYGRGLLSAVQVLAARIANQAGVTLTSLDGLPAVPEGNSSGKDARSFVPMAFVLGIMILLIIARTRGGPGSRRHGGFPFWTIGGFYGGTKGGGFGGGFGGFGGGSCGGGGAGGGW, from the coding sequence TTGAAGACCGGCAGAACGCTCGAGACTGACGGAGCCTTGAGAATTGATGGGCCACCCCCGTCCCGATTTTCTCACCCTTTCGGTTTCTCGTCTCTTGAGACAGGAACCAGGGGACTGCGGCTTGTCACGGTCTTCCTTCTGATCCTTGGTTTCCTGGGTCCGGTATGCTTTCTGCCTGCAGGTTCCCCGTCGAGCTTGACGGGTTCGATGGGAGGCTTGGTGTCTGCCCTCGATTCCCGTCCAGGAGTGGCTCTGGCGCAAGAGTATCCCGAACCTGTCGGGTTTGTGAACGATTTCGCCGGCGTCGTAAACGAGGAGATTCGAGCAAGAATCGAGGCGATCGCCGCGGAAGTGAAGCAGAAGACGGGGGCGGAAATCGTTGTGGTGACCGTCAAGACGACGGGCGGAATCGACATTCACGACTACGCGGTGGAGCTATTCACCAAATGGAAGATTGGTAAGAAGGGCCGCGACGACGGGCTTCTCATCGTCGCAGCCACAGACGATAGGAAGCTGTGGATCAAGACAGGATATGGGCTCGAGGAGACGATACCTGACGCGGTGGCATCCCAGGTGTACCGCAACGTGCTCGTTCCCTTGTTCAGGGAGGGAGAGTACGGTAGGGGGCTGCTGTCGGCTGTCCAGGTCCTTGCCGCACGGATCGCCAATCAGGCGGGAGTGACGTTGACGTCGCTGGACGGGCTTCCGGCTGTGCCGGAAGGGAACTCCTCCGGCAAGGACGCTCGGTCCTTCGTGCCTATGGCCTTCGTCCTGGGAATCATGATTCTATTGATCATCGCACGAACGCGTGGAGGCCCCGGCTCGCGTAGGCATGGTGGATTTCCCTTCTGGACAATAGGGGGGTTCTACGGTGGGACGAAGGGGGGCGGTTTCGGAGGCGGCTTTGGCGGTTTCGGTGGGGGGAGTTGCGGTGGAGGAGGGGCCGGAGGTGGTTGGTGA